The Limanda limanda chromosome 14, fLimLim1.1, whole genome shotgun sequence genomic interval CAGCCGCTCACATATGTGACAAATTGACAAAACTCAATGTCGGCCATGCGTTCCTTGGCACCAGCGTCCAGGTTAAGTTGCGGCTGTTCACCAGGGAGAATACCACCTGCGGCACGCTCCTGTCCGACACCGACCTGTTGGCCCACCCCCAGTTCAACTTGTCCCGGTCCACCACCTTCATCATTCACGGGTACCGGCCCACGGGGTCTATCCCTCGGTGGCTGGATGacactgtggagctgctgctggccaGGACAGACACCAACGCCATAGTGGTGGACTGGAACCACGGAGCTACCAACATGGACTATTTTAAGGTGACGAAGAACACACGGGAGACAGCAGACTACCTCACTGCGTTCATCGAAAGGATGCAGGTATGATATGGATCTGACGCTCTCTGTGATCTCATGTCACTCCGactgctgtgtgtgtaacaCAATGTAATAATGATCTCCTCAGGAGCACGGTGCCTCTCTGAGCTCCATCCACATGATTGGAATCAGTCTCGGAGCTCATATATCAGGTTTCGTAGGCGCCAAACTGGACGGCGCGATTGGAAGAATTACAGGTAAGAACGGCTCATTTTGAATCACGGATTCAGATCCCTTTCTCTATCTGATCCACTATTACTGCGAGCAATATAATTGTGGCACTCGGATGAGCTTTTACTCCCTGATCAGCTAATAACACAGAGGCAAAGTCCAGGCTGACACAGATGTTTAAAAAGATCTGGTCTAGTTGAGTTGTGAAGTTCCGGCAGCAACACATCAGGTCATGTTTTAAATAGAGCAAAGAATCAGAAAAGAGAACAAATTGTGTAGTgtgtgaaaaacagacaaatgatATATGATATAGACTTAATAGTATCAGAAAGTTGAGACCTTGAAATATAGATAAatccaacagttcccacaaccaGCGAACAACAGGAAGAAACCTCTGGCAGAACCAGATGTTTAATAAATGTAAGTTGCTACACTGCTTTGTCAGATGATCAAAGCACTTTAATTTgggaaaagacaaaaaggacagaaaatAGAGCAGTGATACAAAAGTCTTTTAGTGTGAGGTCAAAAGTTGAGTCTGGTCTGCAGTTTCAAGGGGAAGTTTGAGGTTAGGCGTCTTGCTGACTGGAGGAAGCTGTGGATCCAACCACTGACCGTCCAGTTAGTGGATGAACCATTCTGCGTGtgacccgctctaccccctgagccacagccacccacaCACCCTCTCTAGCACCATTTACTGTTGTGTttagaaataaagtgaaatctCTCCTGAGGTCTGCTGATGTGATGTTTGCAGCTCTGGATCCGGCCGGGCCTGACTTCACTGGAACTGCACCAGAGCAGCGACTGGACCCCACAGATGCCCAGTTTGTGGACGTCCTGCACACAGACATCGATTGTAAGCTGAATTTCAGTCAGATATATTCAAAACTATGTTGTataactttctttttatatatatatgtgtaaaaCACTCATTTTCACGTCCACAGTTCTGGGCTACAGGGAGCCTTTGGGTCACATTGATTTTTATCCAAATGGAGGATCAGACCAGCCCGGCTGCCCAAAGACCGTCTTCTCTGGTACGGCCTGTCAAATCATGGGCCTTGGGTTTCaaggattcaaacattttaataacGTTTCTCGCTCCATGGTGCCTCTGTACAGGAAGCTCTTATTTCAAATGCGACCACCAGAGATCGGTGTTCCTCTTCCTCGCCTCGATGAATCAGACGTGTCTCATCAGGGCGTTCCCCTGCTCGTCCTACAGCGACTTTCTGGACGGAAAGTGTCTGAGCTGTGAGCAGTTTGGTGCGGCCGGATGTCCTGTCTTTGGTTGGTACTCACACCATCTATGAGAAATGAAGAGCACactttgtttcagttttttaacCTCGGAAATAGCTAGGAAAACAGTACAGGTAAAAATTGGAGCTACTGTTAATGTCATTCAGTGATTTGTTGTGTAAATACTGATGTTTACTGTCTCACCAGTTTTACAGAAGCAGCAATGCACTTTTATtagaacaaaatgtttatttccaaactaaatattgaaatatgaaCACTCAGAGCAAATTTACTAGTCTTGAGTGTGGAATGATTTGTACTGTTTGTTGAATATCCAACTATTGGGTATATTTGAGGTAGATATTCATAGATCCACAAGATATTTTCAGGTATTTTTGCAGAATTTGGAGAATCCCACCgctttacaaaatgttttatttatattctgcaATTGTGGACCAGCAAATCCCGAACAATGATGACATTGTGTTTATACAACCATTACGAAAGTGTTCATGACATTGACAACGTATGAGAAGTATCCTCTATCAACACATCCATAAATACACTCAGCAGATAATTTGTTACGTGTGTCAATGTATGTGTTTTTGAATagaatcatttattttcagaGTCTTGTTGTTGACCTGTCGTTGCTGTTTTGCTCCAACGCAGGCTATGACGTCACAAAGTGGAAAGACACCCTGGTGGGACTGAAACAAACCAAAGTTTTCTTCACAACAAATCCAAAGCTTCCATTCTGCAGTGAGTAACAGAACATTCATAATACACAACAAAAAACCCACAGGAGAATCAAGTAATGCCAGTCTGTAAACTGAACAGACTATAACTTCTTTTCACCTCACAttttagaataaaatagaacagGATGCACTGAACCAGTTGTTTAGAGAAAATAATGATCTGAAAAGCTCCAGTATGAACAATATTCTGTCTATAAAGTGAGGACCAGTGCAGCTTTCAGTTTGACATATGTCATGTTGTATTTGGTTGAATTTTGGAGAGTATTTATTTACGTAATATATATTGCCCCCTTGTTCAAATCACACACATTCTTTTCATTAAGCTGCACGTtcacaaacagtggaaggaaaaggACGAGTGACTGTGAAAACTGAACGAGGAGCAGAAAATAGTGAAAGTGAAATTCATCCGACTCAGATGtataatattttgtttttttgtttttttagctaCAGGCTACACAGTAGATGTGGTGATATGGAACACCAATATTCAGAGTGGATACATGACCATTAAACTTCATCATAATGGTACAGAAGCAGTGGCGACCGTTGACCAGTAAGCCCTCTCTCCGTTTATCATACAGTAAAGCACCAATACTATATAATACTATAATGCATAAACTATGTCCTTTTTGTCTGTGTATTACTGTTTAATCTCATTATaatggtgtttgtttgtttttttcagtaaatCCTCAAAGTTTGAGAAGTACACAGAGACCAAGTTGTTCGCCCAGTTTGATAAAGACATTGAGTCAGTGGACAAAATGTCCGTCAAGTTCTCCTCTGGGATCGGGCTCAAGCCCAAGTATAAGCTTCGTGTTCTGCGAATCCGTCTCACACATGTGGAACTCAAGACAACGTAAGCTTTAATAATTTTGACCGACTTGAGCCTTAATTCCCAGCTCTAGATTTACAGCTCTATGTGATCTCTACGTTACAGGGCTCTCTGTCGATATGACCTCCTCCTTGAGGAGAACACGGAGGTCACCTTCAGACCGATTCCCTGCGAAGAATCCATCTTCTGAGGCACAATGGGACCTTGTGTCAAAAACGTTGCTGTTTGTCCTGAGAGGCTCAGCTGCCTTGTACAGGAAAACAAGGACTGAGAGAAAATCACATGGACCCAGCAGCTGAATATTTACTGACAAAACAGAATGTGATATACcagtgtatatactgtatatgtgttttttaagagaaaatatatatatgtttatatgtgtgtttgtctgggaAAAGGACTATATTTGACTTTCACTAAATAAATGTTCACACGTTGAAATATTCATAGCAAATGACCTGTGATGTAAAGTTCTGAgccattttaaacatttcacgTTGCTTCCAACGacatatttatttgtgtaaatgagaatttttaataaacaaaaacaaaaatattcagTCCTTTTGGCCATTCAGCAGTCTcacaaaaagtaaataaaatgttatatgaaatatgtgtatataatatttatacGTTTTATTCCTCAAAAAAGAGcaatgatgatttttttttttttaaatcaaacatagaaaaatattatttatcagATATGTGCACAACAGGATTTTTAAACATGGTTCTTTGCATCGAATCAGGATCTCATGTCTCTGATGTTGATTTCAGTCATTTAGACATGTGCTTCTTCATACGCTGAATCTCCATCTGcaacaaaacatcacaaaacaTCAGAGCACTTTCTACATATTAGGCCTAATGTCCTCagctcagaaaacacaaattccTCTGATCCTTCGTTACTTCTTGTTTCACCTGTAAAGTCAAGCGGAtctt includes:
- the lipia gene encoding lipase member H; translation: MFLWNYLTGLLLIAAQICKAAHICDKLTKLNVGHAFLGTSVQVKLRLFTRENTTCGTLLSDTDLLAHPQFNLSRSTTFIIHGYRPTGSIPRWLDDTVELLLARTDTNAIVVDWNHGATNMDYFKVTKNTRETADYLTAFIERMQEHGASLSSIHMIGISLGAHISGFVGAKLDGAIGRITALDPAGPDFTGTAPEQRLDPTDAQFVDVLHTDIDFLGYREPLGHIDFYPNGGSDQPGCPKTVFSGSSYFKCDHQRSVFLFLASMNQTCLIRAFPCSSYSDFLDGKCLSCEQFGAAGCPVFGYDVTKWKDTLVGLKQTKVFFTTNPKLPFCTTGYTVDVVIWNTNIQSGYMTIKLHHNGTEAVATVDHKSSKFEKYTETKLFAQFDKDIESVDKMSVKFSSGIGLKPKYKLRVLRIRLTHVELKTTALCRYDLLLEENTEVTFRPIPCEESIF